DNA from Mycobacterium bourgelatii:
GTCGGATCGACCCCCAGACCGGTGAAGTTCGGCAGACCCCTCCCGGCAACTCGCCGGGAGGGGCCGAACAAGCGGGCCAAAGCGGCAAGGCCAATCAGGCCAATCAGGCCAATCAGGCCGACAAGGTCGCTGAGCTGACCGCCGATCTGCAGCGGGTGCAGGCCGATTTCACCAACTACCGCAAGCGGGCGCTGCGCGATCAGCAGGCGGCGGCGGACCGGGCCAAGGCCACCGTCGTCAGCCAATTGCTGGGCGTGCTCGACGATCTCGACCGCGCCCGCAAGCACGGCGATCTGGAGTCCGGCCCGCTGAAGTCGGTCGCCGACAAGCTGTCCAGCGCGCTGTCCGGTCTCGGGTTGACGCCGTTCGGTGCCGAAGGCGAGGACTTCG
Protein-coding regions in this window:
- the grpE gene encoding nucleotide exchange factor GrpE, with protein sequence MTGGNETPHDDPQEPVTVTDKRRIDPQTGEVRQTPPGNSPGGAEQAGQSGKANQANQANQADKVAELTADLQRVQADFTNYRKRALRDQQAAADRAKATVVSQLLGVLDDLDRARKHGDLESGPLKSVADKLSSALSGLGLTPFGAEGEDFDPALHEAVQHEGDGGPDSRPVIGTVMRQGYRLGEQVLRHALVGVVDTVDTPSDKAAKAPAADPFEQILESEQADSGDKDSGSGE